A region from the Rosa rugosa chromosome 6, drRosRugo1.1, whole genome shotgun sequence genome encodes:
- the LOC133713332 gene encoding carboxylesterase 15-like: protein MVQEKKVVIQVSDWLRVYDDGSVDRTWTGLPEFTFLFQSVSPHEEFINGVATKDVVIDKTSGHRVRIYLPERKPEDNDDTKLPIILHFHGGGFCISEADWYMYYYIYSKITRAANAIVVSVYLRQAPEHRLPAQIDDSFSALLWLRSVAQADSYEPWLNEHADLNRIFLIGDSSGGNIVHEVAARAGNADLGQFKLSGGILIQPGFVRVTRSKSELEQPQTSFFNVDMVDKLFSFSLPVGSTKDHRITCPMGSLAPPLDSLKLPPMLIFIGGIDIFQDTEMEYYEAMKKANHDVQLLTIPGMRHAFYLNADMDPRMAAPTESLVSGVVEFVKKH from the coding sequence ATGGTCCAAGAGAAGAAGGTGGTTATTCAAGTATCTGACTGGCTTAGAGTATACGACGACGGCTCAGTCGACCGGACATGGACAGGACTCCCGGAGTTCACTTTCCTATTTCAGTCGGTTTCACCTCACGAGGAATTCATCAATGGCGTTGCCACAAAAGACGTGGTCATTGACAAAACATCCGGCCATCGCGTCCGAATATACCTACCGGAGAGAAAGCCGGAGGACAATGACGACACTAAGCTACCCATAATCCTTCATTTCCATGGAGGGGGCTTTTGCATTTCCGAAGCCGATTGGTACATGTACTACTACATCTACTCCAAGATCACACGCGCGGCCAACGCTATTGTTGTCTCCGTCTATCTAAGACAAGCCCCCGAGCACCGTCTTCCAGCTCAGATAGATGACAGCTTCAGTGCTCTCCTCTGGCTACGATCTGTGGCTCAAGCAGATTCGTATGAACCGTGGTTAAATGAACATGCAGACTTGAACCGCATTTTCCTCATAGGGGACAGTTCAGGAGGAAACATTGTCCATGAAGTGGCTGCTCGGGCAGGGAATGCGGATTTGGGTCAGTTCAAGTTATCCGGTGGGATTCTTATCCAACCTGGCTTTGTCCGGGTAACGAGGAGCAAGTCGGAGTTGGAACAGCCACAGACATCATTTTTTAACGTTGATATGGTGGACAAGTTGTTCAGCTTTTCACTTCCGGTGGGGTCAACCAAAGACCATCGGATCACATGTCCGATGGGTTCATTGGCCCCGCCTTTGGACAGTCTGAAGCTGCCTCCGATGCTCATTTTCATTGGTGGGATCGACATATTTCAGGACACTGAGATGGAATACTATGAGGCCATGAAGAAGGCTAACCACGATGTGCAGCTCTTGACTATCCCCGGAATGAGACATGCGTTTTATCTCAACGCGGACATGGACCCACGCATGGCTGCCCCAACTGAAAGTCTAGTTTCTGGGGTGGTAGAGTTCGTCAAGAAGCATTGA